CTCGTCCTGGTCGGGAAGGGGCCGGAACGCCATGCGCTGGAGGAGCAGGCGGCACGGCTCAAGATCGACGTACGTTTCCTGGGAACCCGCACCGACGTCGAGGCGCTGCTGGCGCGTGCGGACGTCGCGGTCCTTCCTTCTCTCCACGAGGGCATGAGCAACGCCGTCATGGAGGCGATGGCGGCCGGTCTCCCGGTCGTCGCCACCGAGGTCGGCGGCACCGGCGAACTCCTGCGCGGCCGCGGCATCCTGGTTCCGCCCTCCGACTCCGAGGCGCTGGCCGACGGGCTCGGGCAGGTGCTCGCCGATCCGGCGCTAGCGGCGCGCCTGGGAGCCGCGGCGCGTGCCTGGAGCCGCGAGCGCCTGCACGTGGACGCGATGGTCGACAGGCACGTGGCCCTCTACCGGGAGCTGTTGGAGCGCCGATGTGCGGAATAGCGGGAATCGTCTCGGCGAGCTCTCCCGACGCCGCGCTCGTCCGCCGGATGTGCGACGCGATGGTCCATCGCGGCCCCGACGGCGCGGGCTTCCACGACGACGAGCATGCCACGCTCGGCATGCGTCGGCTCGCGATCATCGACGTGGCCGGCGGCGACCAGCCCGTCTACAACGAGGACCGGACGATCTCGGCCGTCTTCAACGGCGAGCTGTACGACTTCGCCGCGCTGCGGGACATGCTGCGGCGGCGCGGGCACCGTCTCACCACCGAAGGGGACACCGAGTGCCTGGTGCACCTCTACGAGGAGTACGGCGACGACCTCGTCCACCGGATCCGCGGGATGTTCGCGTTCGCCATCTGGGACGCCAAGCGGCAACGGCTGCTGCTCGGCCGTGACCGCGTGGGCAAAAAGCCCCTGTATTGGCGGGCCGACGGCACCTCCCTCGCCTTCGGCTCGGAGCTGAAGTCCCTCGTGCAGGACCCCGCCATGCCGCGCGAGGTCGACCCGGTCGCACTGCACCACTACCTGACCTACCAGTACGTTCCGGCTCCCTGGTCGATCTACCAGGGCGTGCGCAAGCTCGAGCCGGGCCACCTGCTCGTCTGGCAGGACGGTGTCCAGGAGATCCGCCGCTACTGGCGCCTCGACTTCACTCCCCGCCGGGTGACCAGCGAGGAGGACGAGGCCGAACGGCTTCGCGAGCTCCTCCTGGAGGCGACGCGGATCCGGATGGTCAGCGAGCGGCCGCTGGGTGCGTTCCTGTCCGGCGGGATCGACTCCTCCGCGGTCGTGGCGGCGATGGCCCGCCAGAGCGGCGAGCGGGTGAAGACGTTCAGCATCGGCTTCGACGAGCACCGCTTCGACGAACGCCGTTACGCCCGCATGCTCGCCGAGATGTACGGCACCGACCACCACGAGATGGTGGTCACCCCGTCGGCCCTGGACGTGCTACCCACGCTGGCCTGGCATTTCGACGAGCCGTTCGCCGACTCCTCGGCGATCCCGAGCTTCTACGTGGCGCGGATGAGCCGCGAGCGCGTCATCGTCGCGCTCAACGGGGACGGCGGTGACGAGTGCTTCGGCGGGTACCGGCGCTACCTGGCGATGGCGCGGACCCAGCGCGTCGGCGTCCCCAGGCGGATGCGGCCCCTCCTCATCGGGACCGGAAAATTCTTCGCCGCACACGGCGAGCCGGGTTCGCGTCTTCAAAAAGCGGGCCGGGTGCTGGAGCTGATCGGGCATCCCGGCCCACGCCGCTACGCGCGCCTCATGTCCTACTTCACGCCCGAGCAGAAGCACATGCTGTACACCGACGCGATGCGCGAACGACTCGCGGGCCTGGACAGCTACACGCTGATGGACGAGGCATTCGCGGCGTCGAGGGCGGACTCCGACGTGGGCCGTTTCATCGACGTCGACGTCAACACGTATCTGCCCGGTGACCTGCTGGTGAAGATGGACATCGCGACGATGGCCAACTCTCTTGAGGCCCGCTCGCCGTTCCTGGACCACCACCTCATGGCGTGGGCCGCCGGACTCCCCACCGACCTGAAGATCCGGTCCGGCACGACCAAGTACCTGTTGAAGAAGGCCGTGGCCGACTGGCTGCCGCCCGAGCTCGTCAGCCGCCCGAAGATGGGATTCGGCATCCCCCTCGCGACGTGGCTGCGGACGGAGCTCCGCGACCTGTCCTGGGACGTGCTGACCGACAGGACCGCCCGCTCGCGCGGTCTCTTCCGGCCCGAGGCGGTCTCCCGGCTCCTCGTCGAACACGGGGAGGGCCACGACCACGGCAGCCGGATCTGGGCGCTCATCCAGTTCGAGCTGTGGCACCGGATGTTCCTCGACGCCGCACGCCCGAGTTCACCGGACCACGACGTGGCCGACGAGCAACGGCTGTCGCCATGACGCGGTGAGCGCCTCCGCGCGGCAGGCATCGCAAACGATGCTGACGTGCGCGGCCAAGTTCGCGCTGGGTGCCCTCTCGACGGTCTTCGTCACGCGGGAGCTCGGGCCGGAGCGGCGCGGCGCGTACACCGTGCTGGTGACCATCGCGACGGTCGCCCTGATCCTGGCGCACCTGTCCGTCGAGTCGGCGCACACGTCGCTGTGGTCCCGCGCGGCCGGCCGCAGGGCCATCGCGGCCAACGCCCTCCTGCTCGGCCTGGGCATGGGAGGGGTGTGCGCCGTCGGCACCGCCCTGGTCACGGCCCTGGACCCCTCGATCCTGCCCGTGCCGGGATACGGCCTCCTGCTGGTCGCGCTGCTGTCGATCCCGTGCAACCTGTCCGGCACGCTCCTCAACAACGTGCTGGTCCTGAGCGGCCGCATCGGCGTGGTCAACTGGGGAGGGCTCCTCGCCGTCGGCGTCTACTGCGGGACACTGGTCCTGCTGACCGTGGCGGGAATGCTGACCCTGGGCTGGGTCATCGTCATGTGGACGCTGTCCGCGGCCGTGCCGGCGGTCGTCGCGATGTCCGCCGTACGTCCCAGGTTCCGCGACCGGGACCGGGCCCTGGCCCGCCGGGCCATCGGCATGGGCCTGCGATACCACCCCGGCCATATCTCGCTCTACCTCCTGCTGCGGGTCGACGTCCTCATCCTCAACGCGCTCACGTCGAGAACCGCGGTCGGCCTCTACTCCGTGGCCGTCATGCTGATGGACCTGACCCGTACGGCGGCGGACTCCGTCGCGCAGGTGACCCTGCACCAGCAGATGGGCGACGACCACGACTCCGCGACCGCGCTGACGGTCCGTACGACACGGCTGGCCACACTGCTCGCCGCCGGCTCGGTCGGGCTGATGTGCGCGGCGGCGCCCTTTCTGATCCCGCTGGTCTACGGCTCGGCGTTCGCCGGGAGCCTCTCCCCGCTGCTCGCCCTGGCGCCGGGCCTGGTCGCACTCGGCGCGACGCGAACGCTCGGCAGCTTCCTGCTGCGTCTCCACCGGCCGCTCGTGACGTCCTGCCTGGCCTTCGGCGTGCTGGTGGCGAACGTGGCGCTGAACCTGCTCCTGATCCCGATGTGGGGAATCGTCGGATGCGCGCTCGCCTCCAGCGCCGGCTACTGCGCGCTGGCCGCTCTGCAGACGGCGTGGTTCGTCCACGTCACCGGGGTGCCGTACCGGCGGCTCGTGCCCGGACCGGCCGAGCTTCGCTACCTGGCCGTCGTCTCGGTACGGCTGGTCACCGCGCTCACCGCCGCACTGCGGCGCGGCCCGTCCCGCCAGGAGGACGGCGCACATGCCGGACGGACAGGAAGACCACCGGGCTGACCGGGCCGCCCTTCGCACCGTGTCACGACCTGGATCTGCTTCCGCTCCGCCCACGACGGTCCCGCAGCCACAGCAGGGTGCTCACGGGCAGCGTGGACGCCCAGAGGAGACGCGCCGGGCCGGACAGCTCCGCGCTCTGGCGGTGCAACGGGATCCGCTCGACCATGCCGAGACGGCCGTACTGCACGGCCGCGCGGATGAACAACGCCGGCGAATGACGGAACCACGGCATGTCCTGGGTGAGCACGACCGCGTGGTAGTCCCGCAGCGCGGCGCCGACCTCGCCCAGCGGCCGCCGCGTGAGGCGGTCGTGCCCGGAGGTGTTGACGAGCACCAGCGGATCGTCGACGTAGCGGGTGAGATACCGGCGCCCGATCTGGCGCCAGATGATGCCCTCCATCACGAACGAGCGGTCGTGGGGCTCGGGGAACGGGTGCGCGCGCAGGACGTCGGTGCGCAACAGGCCGGACCGATCGCCGCGGGCCCGGTGGACATAGACGGCGTCGTGCCAGTTGCAGTCGATCGGCCGGCGGCCGGGAAAGCGGTCCCCGATCCGCCGGCCCGTCTCGTCGACGCACCGGCCGACCACCCCGAAGAAGCCGTCCTGCAGTCCGGCCGGGATCTCCCGCCACCGGTCGAGCAGCCGGCCCAGCCCGCCGGGCAGCAGCGCGTCGTCGGAGTCGATGAGGAGGGCCATGCTCCCCCGCGCCATCGGGATGCCGCGGTTGAGCGCCACGTGCTTTCCGCGGTTCGGCTGCCGGAGGAACCGGATGGGGAACGGCGCGGACTCGGCCATCGCGCTCACCAGCTCGGCGGTGTCGTCGGTGGAGCCGTCATCGACGACCACCCACTCCACGTCCGCGTCCTGCGCCACGATGCTCGCGAAGAGCGCCGGCAAGGTGCCCGCGCGGTTGTAGGTGGCGGTGATCACGGAGACGAGCATCCCCGGCCCTCACTTTCCGTGGACACGATCACACCGGCTGGTGGGGCGCGGGGCGCTGGAAGACGTACTCGTTGCAGCCGAGACCGCCGCCGCAGGTCTTCAGGTGGCACAGCTCGAACCCGCGCTCACGCAGGAACGCGAAGACCGCCTCGGGCTTGGCGACCTCGAACGGATAGCCGCCCGCCCAGTCGATGAGGTCGTGCCGGGCCGACATCCCTCGCGCCCGCGGCGCGCGGGACGGCGACGGCACGGGATGACCGGTCAGTCTCAGGAGTTTCTTCGCCAGGCGCCGCCGGGACAGGTAGGCGGCGCTGCCGAAAACGAGGGCGTTCCGCATCAATGGACCGGACTTGTTGTAGCGCCGTTTGACGGCCCGCCACACCCGGCTCTCGAACCCCTGGTCGTTGTAGATCGAAAGGTAGAGCCGGCCGCGCGGAGCAACGAGACCGGAAAGGAGGTCCATCGCCCGCCACATGTCGCCGGTGTGGTGCAGCACGCCCCAGGAGTAGACGACGTCGAACCGGCCGAGCGTCGCGACGAAGTCCTCGTCGAGGATGGACCCCCGCTCCACGGTCCACGCGCTGTCCGGGGCGAACCGGTCGCGGATGGCGTTCGCCGCCGCCACGGAGTCCGCGTCGAAGTCGAAGGCCCGCACCTCGGCCCCGAGACGGTGCGCCGCGAGTGAGAACAGCCCGCTGCCGCACCCCACGTCGAGGAACGTGCGTTCGGACAGGTCGCTGACGCCCAGGGCGCCGGTGAGCGACTCGGTCGCCACGGCGATCCTCGGCTCGTCGACGGTTTCGATGAAGTCACACCAGTTGCGGCCGAACGCGAAGCGCTCGCCCGCGCTGATCTCGGCCTGGCTGTCGATCATGTCTCCTGCTCTCCTCGCGATGATCCGATGCGATCGAATGGTGACCGGGGAGGAGAGGCCAGCAGACAGCCCAGCGACAGCCAGAACGGCATGCTGACCACGAGGTTCGCCAACTGGTTGGCGAAGAACAGCCCGGCCGCGTACGCGATGACGACCGCCCGCAGCACGGCCAGGTCATCGGGCCGGCGGCCCCGCACGCCCAGCCACAACAGGGCCAGGAAGACGACGAGGGACATCACCCCGGACTCGGCCGCGAGCCGGAGGTAGTCGTCGTGCGTGGCGATGTAGAGGCCGAGGCCGGGCGACTTCGCGGCATGGGAGGGGAACAGGCCGTACCCGATGCCGCGGAGCGGGTGCGCGACGGCGACGTCCGCCGCGAACCGCGCGGCGTGCTCGCGCGCGTCGTTGTTGTTGGTCAGCTGTGCGGCGGGACGCCGGCCGGTGACGAAATGTTCGGCCGCGCCGAAGATCCCGGGGAGTACGGCGCCGGCCCCCGCCATGACGACGACGCTCAGCGCCTTGGTCGTAAGAGAGCGGCCCTGCAGAAGGACGACGGCGATCCCCGCGACGGACGCGAGGAAGGCCCCTCGTGACTGGGTGGCGACGATCCCCGCGCCGCAGATCGCGGCGGGCACGAGCCAGCCCGTCCGGCGGGTCCGGCGAGTCAGGCCGACGGCCGCGACGAGCGGGAGTACGAGCATCGCCCCGAGGTAGTTGGGGTTGAGGCCCAGGCCGTCGAGCCGGCCGTCGGCGTGGTCACCGACGACCAGGACATACGCGCTCGCGAGGCTGCCGGCGACCGCCGTGACGCGCGCGACGCCACCGGGCGAGGGAGGAGACGCGGTGGTCGCGGAGAGAAGAACGAGACCGGCGAACAGCCCGATGATGTCGGGGATCGAGGACGGGTCCGACCGCTCGGCCGGAAAGAAGAAGCTGACGAGCAGCAGGACGGCCAGGACGGCGATCCAGCGGTGCGGCGCGTCGTAGATCCGCGGACCGGTCGTGCCCACCACCGGCGTTCGCACCGGTCTGCTCGACAGGACCGCCGCCACCGTCACGGCGGCGATGCCGCCCAGTGCCGGGACGGGGCCGCCGGTCTGCACCGCACCGAGCAGGCCGACCGGGACCAGGCACAGCGACCCGCTGCCAGGGCCGGAGACGGCCATGAGGCCCAGGACCATGGCACCGACGGCCAGCGCGCTCAGCTGCGGGCGGCTCAGCATCATGACGGTGAGAAGCAGGGCGGCCGGCGGCGCGAACAGCGGTGCACGGGCCGCGGCGTACGCGGCCAGGGCGGGACGCGCGACCGTGGCGGTCACGCCGTCACCTTCCGCCGCCCGTCTCCGCAGAACGCCTCATCCTTGATCATCCGCCCGGAGGTTCCCTCGCTCGTAGCCTGCGGATGACCAACTTTTTGATCATCACGCTCGACTCTCATGTGATCATACAAGCACGGAGAGTGATCGTCCTGGAGCGGTCACCAACAGTCTTGAGAGGCGTGTCATGGGCGGTAGCACCCAGGCGAGGTACTTGGTCACGGGCGGGGCCGGCTTCATCGGCTCCTATCTCGTCAATGCCCTGCTGGATCGTGGCGACGCGGTCGTGGCACTGGACAACCTCACGACCGGGCGGCTGACCAACCTGGACGAAGCCGGCCGGTCACCGGACTTCCGGTTCGTTCACGGCTCCGTACTCGACGAGCTGATGGTCGACGAGCTGGTGCACCAGTGCGACGTCGTGGTCCACATGGCGGCCGCGGTCGGGGTCCGGCTGGTGATGGAACAGCCGCTGAAGTCGCTGACCACCAACATCCGCGGCTCCCAGGTCGTGATCGACGCGGCGCATCGGTACCGCCGTAAGATCCTCATGACCAGCACTTCGGAGATCTACGGGAAGAACTCCCTGGGTCCGCTGCACGAGACGGCGGACCAGATCCTGGGCAGCCCGACAATCGTGCGATGGGCCTACAGCACGGCCAAGGCCGTTGACGAGATCCTCGCGAACTGTTTCCACCGCGAGCGCGGCCTGCCGACGATCGTGGTGCGGCTGTTCAACACCGTCGGCGCGCGGCAGAGCCCGGCGTACGGCATGGTCATCCCGCGCCTGGTCCAGCAGGCACTGCGCGACGAGCCGCTGACGGTCTTCGGCGACGGCCGCCAGAGCCGCTGCTTCGCGCATGTACTCGACGTGGTCGACGCGTTGCTGCGGCTGCTGGACGAGGACGCGGCCATCGGGCAGACGTTCAACGTCGGCTCGTCGGAGGAGACCAGCATCCGCACGCTCGCCGAGATGGTCATCGCGTGCACCGAGAGCAAGTCCAGGATCCAGCTGGTCCCCTACGACGAGGCGTACGGGCCGGGCTTTGAGGACATGCAACGCCGGGTCCCCGAGACCACGAAGCTGCGAGAGCTGACCGGCTGGGCGCCGAAGTACTCCCTTGCCGACATCCTCACCGACGCCATCGCCGAGGCCCGGCTGGAGGAGAAGCCCCATCCCGATCTGGTCTCTCCGTGACATCAGCGCCCAGAGAGCGCATCCGCGTGATGCGCGTCATCGCGCGGATGAACATCGGCGGGCCGCCGGGGGCGAGCGTGCCCATGTACGGGCTGGACCTGTTCGACCAGCGTCTCCCCACCGGTCTCGCCGAGCTCGGAGAGACCGGCCACCTCGGCCTTCGCGCGCCCGACGTCACGCATGACGCCGGTCACCGGCCGCACGGGCACCTCTCCCCCGCCCGGACCCGGCCGGTGACGGCCACCAGGCGGATGTCGGCCCGGGTACGCGACCGGCTCGTCGATGCCGGCGCGCGGGTACGCGACGAACTCGTCGCCGCGCTCTCCCGCCGTCCCGGCCGCCCGTCCGGCGTCGTGCGTCGCCGGCGCGGCCGTGTCGTGTCCGAGGTCGCCGGGGTCCACGCCTCCACCGCCGAAGAACACGGGCGGCAGGCCGCGCGGGAGAACGAGGGAGTCCGTTGAGAGTCCTTGTCACCGGCGGTGCCGGCTTCATCGGGGCCGATCTCTGCCGCCGGCTCTCGGCGTGGCTCACCCACCACGTGCGGCCCCCCGTACGGCCTGCCGTAACGCGGAGCCACATGGCCGGATGAGCCACGGAGAACGCGAAGCGACGTATTCTTTGCCCCGTGGGACTGCGGTTCAGGACGCGCGACTCGGACTCGCCGTGGGTTGACACCGTGTGGACATGCACGAGCGAGCAGGTCACCACGATGACGTCCGTCGCAGGGGTGCGTTGGGGCCTGGTGTTCTGGGAACAGGCCGGCCGGGCGTACGCGGCCATCACCGGCCCCGAGACCCGGACCGGCACGGCGCCGGTGCCGGACGGCGCGGCCTTCACGGGCATCGAGTTCGCCGTGGGCACCTCACTGCGGACCGTGCCCACGCCGGCGCTCGTCGACGGCGGCATCACCCTTCCCGACACCACGCGCCGGACCTTCCGGCTGGACGGTGCGCGCTGGGAGACGCCTGACCCCGACGACGCCGAGGCTCTGGTCGAGAGTCTCGTCCGGGCCGGGATCGTGGTCCGTGACCCGCTCCTCGCCGACGTGCTGCGCGGTCACCGTCCGGCCGTCTCGGGACGCACGGTCGAACGCCGGTTCCGCGCCGCGACCGGACTGACGCAGGGCGCCGTCCGGCAGATCGAGCGCGCTCGCACCGCGGCGCAGCTGCTGGCCGCCGGCGACCCGGCCGCCGACGTCGTGGCCAAGCTCGGCTACTTCGACGAGCCGCACCTGGCCCGGGCACTGCGCTCCTACGTCGGACGCACCGTCAGGCAGCTGCGCGAGGGCACCGGTGGCGCGATCGCCCTCGACCTGGATCAGCGCTTGACGTCATAGACGAGCTTCAGGATCCCGTTCGAGTAGCTTTCGGACTCCCGCAGCGTCAGCATGTGCTTGTCCCGGTCGGCCCGGCCGAACAGACTCTTCCCGGCACCGAGCAGCACGGGAAAGACGAGCAGGTTGTACTGGTCGATCAGGCCCGCGTCGGACAGCCGCCGGGCCAGCTCCGCGCTGCCGTGGATGAAGATCGCGCCGCCCTCGCCCGCCTTGATCGCGGCGACGTCCTCGGTCGAGCGCAGGATCGTCGTCGGCCCCCACCCGCTGACGAGGGCGTCGTCGGACAGACTGGCCGACACCACGTACTTGGGCATCTCCTTGTAGCCGGCGTGGTCCTCCGAGCCGGGCCAGAACGGCGCGAACGCCTCGTAACTGCGACGGCCGAACATCAGTGCCGTCGTGTCGGTGAGCTCCTCGCCCTTCAGCGACCAGGCTTCTGGGACGAACTCGAGGTCCTTGACCA
Above is a genomic segment from Actinoallomurus bryophytorum containing:
- a CDS encoding lipopolysaccharide biosynthesis protein, whose protein sequence is MSASARQASQTMLTCAAKFALGALSTVFVTRELGPERRGAYTVLVTIATVALILAHLSVESAHTSLWSRAAGRRAIAANALLLGLGMGGVCAVGTALVTALDPSILPVPGYGLLLVALLSIPCNLSGTLLNNVLVLSGRIGVVNWGGLLAVGVYCGTLVLLTVAGMLTLGWVIVMWTLSAAVPAVVAMSAVRPRFRDRDRALARRAIGMGLRYHPGHISLYLLLRVDVLILNALTSRTAVGLYSVAVMLMDLTRTAADSVAQVTLHQQMGDDHDSATALTVRTTRLATLLAAGSVGLMCAAAPFLIPLVYGSAFAGSLSPLLALAPGLVALGATRTLGSFLLRLHRPLVTSCLAFGVLVANVALNLLLIPMWGIVGCALASSAGYCALAALQTAWFVHVTGVPYRRLVPGPAELRYLAVVSVRLVTALTAALRRGPSRQEDGAHAGRTGRPPG
- a CDS encoding helix-turn-helix domain-containing protein codes for the protein MGLRFRTRDSDSPWVDTVWTCTSEQVTTMTSVAGVRWGLVFWEQAGRAYAAITGPETRTGTAPVPDGAAFTGIEFAVGTSLRTVPTPALVDGGITLPDTTRRTFRLDGARWETPDPDDAEALVESLVRAGIVVRDPLLADVLRGHRPAVSGRTVERRFRAATGLTQGAVRQIERARTAAQLLAAGDPAADVVAKLGYFDEPHLARALRSYVGRTVRQLREGTGGAIALDLDQRLTS
- a CDS encoding O-antigen ligase family protein, whose amino-acid sequence is MTATVARPALAAYAAARAPLFAPPAALLLTVMMLSRPQLSALAVGAMVLGLMAVSGPGSGSLCLVPVGLLGAVQTGGPVPALGGIAAVTVAAVLSSRPVRTPVVGTTGPRIYDAPHRWIAVLAVLLLVSFFFPAERSDPSSIPDIIGLFAGLVLLSATTASPPSPGGVARVTAVAGSLASAYVLVVGDHADGRLDGLGLNPNYLGAMLVLPLVAAVGLTRRTRRTGWLVPAAICGAGIVATQSRGAFLASVAGIAVVLLQGRSLTTKALSVVVMAGAGAVLPGIFGAAEHFVTGRRPAAQLTNNNDAREHAARFAADVAVAHPLRGIGYGLFPSHAAKSPGLGLYIATHDDYLRLAAESGVMSLVVFLALLWLGVRGRRPDDLAVLRAVVIAYAAGLFFANQLANLVVSMPFWLSLGCLLASPPRSPFDRIGSSRGEQET
- the asnB gene encoding asparagine synthase (glutamine-hydrolyzing), with product MCGIAGIVSASSPDAALVRRMCDAMVHRGPDGAGFHDDEHATLGMRRLAIIDVAGGDQPVYNEDRTISAVFNGELYDFAALRDMLRRRGHRLTTEGDTECLVHLYEEYGDDLVHRIRGMFAFAIWDAKRQRLLLGRDRVGKKPLYWRADGTSLAFGSELKSLVQDPAMPREVDPVALHHYLTYQYVPAPWSIYQGVRKLEPGHLLVWQDGVQEIRRYWRLDFTPRRVTSEEDEAERLRELLLEATRIRMVSERPLGAFLSGGIDSSAVVAAMARQSGERVKTFSIGFDEHRFDERRYARMLAEMYGTDHHEMVVTPSALDVLPTLAWHFDEPFADSSAIPSFYVARMSRERVIVALNGDGGDECFGGYRRYLAMARTQRVGVPRRMRPLLIGTGKFFAAHGEPGSRLQKAGRVLELIGHPGPRRYARLMSYFTPEQKHMLYTDAMRERLAGLDSYTLMDEAFAASRADSDVGRFIDVDVNTYLPGDLLVKMDIATMANSLEARSPFLDHHLMAWAAGLPTDLKIRSGTTKYLLKKAVADWLPPELVSRPKMGFGIPLATWLRTELRDLSWDVLTDRTARSRGLFRPEAVSRLLVEHGEGHDHGSRIWALIQFELWHRMFLDAARPSSPDHDVADEQRLSP
- a CDS encoding NAD-dependent epimerase/dehydratase family protein, with translation MGGSTQARYLVTGGAGFIGSYLVNALLDRGDAVVALDNLTTGRLTNLDEAGRSPDFRFVHGSVLDELMVDELVHQCDVVVHMAAAVGVRLVMEQPLKSLTTNIRGSQVVIDAAHRYRRKILMTSTSEIYGKNSLGPLHETADQILGSPTIVRWAYSTAKAVDEILANCFHRERGLPTIVVRLFNTVGARQSPAYGMVIPRLVQQALRDEPLTVFGDGRQSRCFAHVLDVVDALLRLLDEDAAIGQTFNVGSSEETSIRTLAEMVIACTESKSRIQLVPYDEAYGPGFEDMQRRVPETTKLRELTGWAPKYSLADILTDAIAEARLEEKPHPDLVSP
- a CDS encoding glycosyltransferase family 2 protein codes for the protein MLVSVITATYNRAGTLPALFASIVAQDADVEWVVVDDGSTDDTAELVSAMAESAPFPIRFLRQPNRGKHVALNRGIPMARGSMALLIDSDDALLPGGLGRLLDRWREIPAGLQDGFFGVVGRCVDETGRRIGDRFPGRRPIDCNWHDAVYVHRARGDRSGLLRTDVLRAHPFPEPHDRSFVMEGIIWRQIGRRYLTRYVDDPLVLVNTSGHDRLTRRPLGEVGAALRDYHAVVLTQDMPWFRHSPALFIRAAVQYGRLGMVERIPLHRQSAELSGPARLLWASTLPVSTLLWLRDRRGRSGSRSRS
- a CDS encoding dihydrofolate reductase family protein is translated as MRNLVYTGFMSLDGVVDSPGGGDGEEHRSGGWVVKDLEFVPEAWSLKGEELTDTTALMFGRRSYEAFAPFWPGSEDHAGYKEMPKYVVSASLSDDALVSGWGPTTILRSTEDVAAIKAGEGGAIFIHGSAELARRLSDAGLIDQYNLLVFPVLLGAGKSLFGRADRDKHMLTLRESESYSNGILKLVYDVKR
- a CDS encoding class I SAM-dependent methyltransferase translates to MIDSQAEISAGERFAFGRNWCDFIETVDEPRIAVATESLTGALGVSDLSERTFLDVGCGSGLFSLAAHRLGAEVRAFDFDADSVAAANAIRDRFAPDSAWTVERGSILDEDFVATLGRFDVVYSWGVLHHTGDMWRAMDLLSGLVAPRGRLYLSIYNDQGFESRVWRAVKRRYNKSGPLMRNALVFGSAAYLSRRRLAKKLLRLTGHPVPSPSRAPRARGMSARHDLIDWAGGYPFEVAKPEAVFAFLRERGFELCHLKTCGGGLGCNEYVFQRPAPHQPV